The following are encoded together in the Pseudomonas xantholysinigenes genome:
- a CDS encoding IS256 family transposase, with the protein MTKPTIALTELVEKGADADLLKQMIQFVAQRMMEFDVESLCGAGFDVKSPDRTNSRNGYRDRLWQTRAGDVDLKIPKLRQGSYFPGFLEPRRTAEKAMAAVIQEAYIQGVSTRSVDELVKAMGMSGISKSQVSRLAGEIDERVHAFLDRPIEGDWPYLWIDATYVKVREAGRIVSAAVIIAVAVNTNGGREILGMRVGPSEAEPFWTDFLRSLTRRGLRGVKLVISDAHEGLKAAVSKVFHATWQRCRVHFMRNAMAHVGKGQRTIVAAFLRTVFAQDSREECHKQWRQVADQLREKYPKIAALMDNCENDVLAHMAFPKPHRQQLHSTNPLERLNAEIKRRTEVVGIFPNDPAITRLVGAMLLEQNDEWCLQRRYMQLEAFEAVSDNPQAKLSAVIN; encoded by the coding sequence ATGACCAAGCCCACTATCGCATTGACCGAGTTGGTTGAGAAAGGGGCAGACGCTGATCTGCTCAAGCAAATGATCCAGTTCGTTGCCCAGCGCATGATGGAGTTCGATGTCGAAAGCCTGTGCGGTGCCGGCTTCGATGTCAAAAGCCCAGACCGGACAAACAGCCGCAATGGCTATCGGGATCGCCTCTGGCAGACCCGCGCCGGCGACGTTGACCTGAAGATCCCAAAGCTGCGCCAAGGCAGCTACTTTCCTGGTTTTCTTGAACCGCGACGCACCGCCGAAAAGGCCATGGCGGCGGTGATTCAGGAAGCCTACATCCAAGGCGTTTCAACGCGTTCGGTGGACGAGCTGGTAAAGGCCATGGGTATGTCCGGCATCTCGAAAAGCCAGGTTTCGCGGCTGGCCGGCGAGATTGATGAGCGTGTTCATGCGTTCCTTGATCGCCCCATTGAGGGTGACTGGCCCTACCTCTGGATCGACGCCACCTACGTCAAGGTCAGGGAAGCAGGTCGTATCGTGTCGGCCGCCGTCATAATCGCCGTGGCGGTGAACACCAACGGTGGGCGCGAGATTTTGGGTATGCGAGTTGGCCCTTCGGAAGCCGAACCGTTCTGGACGGACTTCCTGCGAAGCCTGACGCGGCGCGGGCTGCGAGGCGTAAAGCTGGTGATTTCCGACGCTCATGAAGGGCTAAAGGCAGCTGTATCCAAGGTCTTTCACGCGACGTGGCAACGCTGCCGCGTTCATTTCATGCGCAACGCCATGGCCCATGTTGGCAAGGGCCAACGCACGATCGTGGCGGCCTTTCTACGCACCGTATTTGCCCAGGACAGCCGAGAGGAATGCCACAAGCAATGGCGGCAGGTCGCTGATCAGTTACGAGAAAAGTACCCGAAGATCGCGGCGCTCATGGACAACTGCGAAAATGACGTGCTGGCGCACATGGCGTTTCCCAAGCCGCACCGGCAGCAGCTTCACAGCACCAATCCGCTGGAACGGTTGAACGCGGAGATCAAGCGACGCACCGAAGTCGTGGGTATATTCCCGAACGACCCGGCGATCACCCGGCTGGTTGGGGCGATGCTACTGGAGCAGAACGACGAATGGTGCCTGCAACGGCGCTACATGCAGTTGGAGGCCTTCGAGGCGGTCAGCGATAATCCGCAGGCCAAGTTGTCGGCCGTGATCAACTAA
- a CDS encoding helix-turn-helix domain-containing protein, with protein sequence MSDDIQALARQVRDLRKHRGLTLDELASRVKRSLGFLSQVERGLSRPTVADLTAISEALQVPTTYFYQAVPPREIDWVTRPGERRTLYYAAGVTDVLVSPTLNGRFAMLESHLAPGASSGDGHLDDSSEQGGFVLEGELTLWLEGREGAVTLGPNDSFQLPPHSQFRYANLTDQPTRVLWVFR encoded by the coding sequence ATGTCTGACGATATCCAGGCCCTCGCCCGCCAGGTGCGCGATCTGCGCAAGCACCGTGGCCTGACCCTCGACGAACTGGCCAGCCGGGTCAAACGTTCGCTGGGCTTTCTCTCCCAGGTCGAGCGCGGCCTGTCGCGCCCGACCGTGGCCGACCTCACCGCCATCAGCGAAGCGCTGCAGGTGCCCACCACCTACTTCTATCAGGCCGTGCCGCCCCGGGAGATCGACTGGGTCACCCGCCCCGGCGAGCGGCGCACCCTGTATTACGCCGCCGGGGTCACCGATGTGCTGGTCTCGCCCACCCTCAATGGCCGCTTCGCCATGCTCGAAAGCCACCTGGCGCCCGGCGCCAGTAGTGGTGACGGGCACCTGGACGACAGCTCCGAGCAAGGCGGCTTCGTCCTGGAGGGCGAGCTGACCTTGTGGTTGGAGGGCCGCGAGGGCGCCGTCACCCTGGGGCCGAACGACAGTTTCCAACTGCCCCCCCACAGCCAGTTCCGCTACGCCAACCTGACCGACCAGCCGACCCGGGTCCTCTGGGTCTTCCGTTGA
- the nudC gene encoding NAD(+) diphosphatase → MSARWTTAVLDPQITGGLAVARSPEGFLVDANGALFPRDWLKRQDLDVLCEHGIGHFDGQPVFLLELRSAGEVPGCHWQGLRRFMLEGDFDTYTVLGYAAQIGTWAREHRFCGSCGQPMTQIRWERAMYCQPCDLRSYPRISPSMIVLITRGDEVLLARSPRFVAGVYSTLAGFAEPGESAEDCLVREVREEVAVEVQNIQYVGSQCWPFPHSMMLGFHAEYAGGEIVMQPDEIEDARWFSVHDLPPLPAGRSIARYLIDLYVARRLGLVEPVLPA, encoded by the coding sequence ATGTCAGCACGCTGGACTACCGCAGTACTCGACCCGCAGATCACCGGGGGGCTGGCTGTCGCCCGCAGCCCGGAAGGGTTCCTGGTGGACGCCAATGGCGCGCTGTTCCCCCGTGACTGGCTCAAGCGCCAGGACCTCGATGTGCTGTGCGAGCACGGTATCGGCCACTTCGATGGTCAGCCGGTATTCCTGCTGGAATTGCGCAGCGCCGGTGAAGTGCCAGGCTGTCACTGGCAGGGGTTGCGCCGTTTCATGCTCGAAGGCGACTTCGATACCTATACCGTGCTGGGCTATGCCGCGCAGATCGGCACCTGGGCCCGCGAGCATCGCTTCTGTGGCAGCTGCGGTCAGCCGATGACGCAGATTCGCTGGGAGCGGGCGATGTACTGCCAGCCCTGTGATTTGCGCAGTTACCCGCGGATTTCGCCGAGCATGATCGTGCTGATCACCCGTGGCGACGAGGTGCTGCTGGCGCGTTCGCCGCGTTTTGTCGCCGGGGTCTACAGCACCCTGGCCGGCTTTGCCGAACCGGGTGAGTCGGCCGAGGACTGCCTGGTGCGTGAGGTGCGTGAAGAGGTGGCGGTGGAAGTGCAGAACATCCAGTACGTTGGCAGCCAGTGCTGGCCGTTTCCGCATTCGATGATGCTGGGGTTTCATGCCGAGTACGCGGGAGGGGAGATCGTGATGCAGCCGGATGAGATCGAGGATGCGCGGTGGTTCAGTGTGCACGATTTGCCGCCGTTGCCGGCGGGGCGGTCGATTGCGCGGTATCTGATCGATTTGTATGTGGCGCGGCGGTTGGGGTTGGTGGAGCCTGTTTTGCCTGCTTGA
- a CDS encoding TSUP family transporter, whose product MPFELSVEPLTLLILALVAFVAGFIDAIAGGGGLLTTPALLTAGMPPHLVLGTNKLSSTFGSATASFTYYRRKLFHPAQWRLAIVGTLAGALLGALIAHYMPAEWLNKMLPVIVFACGVYLLFGGTPKAPLDADAPIKRKWQFPQGFTLGFYDGVAGPGTGAFWTVSTLLLYPIDLVRASGVARSMNFVSNIAALTVFVISGQVDYIVGLCMGLSVMVGAFFGARTAISGGSRFIRPVFITVVLALTVRLVWQHWFG is encoded by the coding sequence ATGCCCTTCGAACTCAGCGTAGAACCGCTCACCCTGTTGATCCTCGCCCTGGTGGCCTTTGTCGCCGGTTTCATCGATGCCATCGCCGGCGGTGGTGGTCTGCTGACCACGCCGGCGCTGCTCACTGCCGGCATGCCGCCGCACCTGGTGCTGGGCACCAACAAGCTGAGCTCCACCTTTGGCTCGGCCACCGCCAGCTTCACCTACTACAGGCGCAAGCTGTTCCACCCGGCGCAGTGGCGTCTGGCGATCGTCGGCACCCTGGCCGGTGCGTTGCTTGGCGCGCTGATCGCCCATTACATGCCGGCCGAGTGGCTGAACAAGATGCTGCCGGTGATCGTCTTCGCCTGCGGCGTGTACCTGCTGTTCGGCGGTACGCCCAAGGCGCCGTTGGATGCCGATGCGCCGATCAAACGCAAATGGCAGTTTCCGCAAGGTTTCACCCTGGGTTTCTACGACGGTGTCGCCGGGCCTGGCACCGGTGCGTTCTGGACCGTGAGCACGCTGCTGCTCTACCCCATCGACCTGGTTCGCGCCAGTGGCGTGGCGCGCAGCATGAACTTTGTCAGCAATATCGCGGCGCTGACGGTGTTTGTCATTTCCGGGCAAGTAGATTACATCGTTGGGCTGTGCATGGGGCTTTCGGTGATGGTCGGGGCGTTTTTCGGGGCACGGACGGCGATCAGTGGCGGTAGCAGGTTTATTCGGCCGGTGTTCATTACCGTGGTGTTGGCGTTGACTGTGCGGTTGGTTTGGCAGCATTGGTTTGGGTAA
- a CDS encoding dihydrofolate reductase family protein yields MRKLIVAAFITLDGVMQAPGGPQEDTSGGFSHGGWIPPLADEAFGQAMQALFSQPFELLLGRRTYDIFAGFWPEVGPEAPDRPLADLFNGVAKHVATHRPESIDWKNSHPLGTDVTEAVRTLKRQDGPALLTQGSGELVRQLLAAGLVDELRLLIHPLLLGRGKRLFGDDAQAAAFKLVESSSTPNGVLLAHYVRSGEVQTGSF; encoded by the coding sequence ATGCGCAAGCTCATCGTCGCCGCCTTCATCACCCTCGACGGCGTCATGCAGGCCCCCGGCGGCCCGCAGGAAGACACCAGCGGCGGCTTCAGCCACGGCGGCTGGATCCCACCGCTGGCCGACGAGGCCTTCGGCCAGGCCATGCAGGCCTTGTTCAGCCAACCGTTCGAACTGCTGTTGGGGCGACGCACCTACGACATCTTCGCCGGGTTCTGGCCTGAGGTTGGGCCCGAAGCCCCGGATCGCCCGTTGGCCGACCTGTTCAATGGCGTGGCCAAGCACGTTGCCACCCACCGCCCCGAATCCATTGACTGGAAAAACAGCCACCCCTTGGGCACCGATGTGACGGAGGCGGTGCGCACGCTCAAGCGACAGGACGGCCCGGCGCTACTGACCCAGGGCAGCGGTGAACTGGTGCGCCAGCTGCTGGCGGCAGGGCTGGTGGACGAGCTGCGCCTGTTGATCCATCCCCTGCTGCTGGGACGCGGCAAGCGCCTGTTCGGTGACGACGCACAGGCCGCAGCCTTCAAGCTGGTGGAATCGAGCAGTACGCCCAACGGGGTACTGCTGGCCCATTATGTGCGCAGCGGCGAGGTGCAGACGGGATCGTTCTGA
- the nhaB gene encoding sodium/proton antiporter NhaB — translation MSRSLTGALVHSFLGQSPRWYKAVICLFLVLNPLLLATLGPVVTGWVLVIQFIFTLGMALKCYPLMPGGLLLVEALLLRMTTPEALYEELQHNFPVILLLMFMVAGIHFMKELLLFLFSRILLGVRSKAVLSLLFCVLSAFLSAFLDALTVTAVIISAAVGFYAVYHRVASGANPREDSALDSDQHIPQLHREDLEQFRAFLRSLLMHGAVGTALGGVCTLVGEPQNLLIGHEMGWHFAEFFHQVAPVSMPVLAAGLVTCVLLEKLRLFGYGTLMPEPVRQVLAAYAAEDDAARSQAQRVALVVQGLAALILIVCLGLHIAEVGLIGLLVIVLITAFTGITDEHRLGRAFQDAMPFTALLVVFFAVVAVIHQQQLFSPLIAWVLALPSEQQPGMLYLANGLLSAISDNVFVATIYITEVKQAFLNGAMSREHFETLAVAINTGTNLPSVATPNGQAAFLFLLTSAIAPLIRLSYGRMVWMALPYTVVMGGLGWWAVTYWL, via the coding sequence ATGTCCCGTTCCCTGACCGGCGCCCTCGTCCACAGCTTCCTGGGCCAGTCGCCGCGTTGGTACAAGGCCGTCATCTGCCTGTTCCTGGTCCTCAACCCGTTGCTGCTGGCAACCCTCGGCCCGGTGGTCACCGGCTGGGTGCTGGTGATCCAGTTCATCTTCACCCTGGGGATGGCGCTCAAATGCTACCCCCTGATGCCGGGCGGCCTGCTGCTGGTCGAGGCGCTGTTACTGCGCATGACCACGCCCGAGGCCCTGTATGAAGAGCTGCAGCACAACTTTCCGGTGATCCTGCTGCTGATGTTCATGGTCGCCGGCATTCACTTCATGAAGGAGCTGCTGCTGTTCCTGTTCTCGCGGATTCTGCTCGGTGTGCGCTCCAAGGCCGTCCTGAGCCTGTTGTTCTGCGTGCTCTCGGCGTTCCTCTCGGCGTTCCTCGACGCCTTGACCGTAACCGCGGTGATCATCAGTGCCGCAGTGGGCTTCTACGCCGTGTACCACCGTGTCGCCTCCGGCGCCAACCCACGCGAGGACAGCGCGCTGGACAGCGACCAGCACATTCCCCAACTGCACCGCGAGGACCTCGAGCAGTTCCGCGCCTTCCTGCGCAGCCTGCTGATGCACGGCGCGGTGGGCACGGCCCTGGGTGGCGTGTGCACCCTGGTGGGCGAGCCGCAGAACCTGCTGATCGGCCACGAGATGGGCTGGCACTTCGCCGAGTTCTTCCACCAGGTCGCCCCGGTATCGATGCCGGTACTGGCCGCCGGCCTGGTCACCTGCGTGCTGCTGGAGAAGCTGCGCCTGTTCGGCTATGGCACGCTGATGCCCGAACCGGTACGCCAGGTGCTGGCGGCCTACGCCGCCGAGGACGATGCCGCGCGCTCCCAGGCTCAACGTGTGGCCCTGGTGGTGCAAGGCCTGGCCGCGCTGATCCTGATCGTCTGCCTGGGCCTGCACATCGCCGAGGTCGGGCTGATCGGCCTGCTGGTGATCGTGCTGATCACCGCCTTCACCGGCATCACCGACGAACATCGCCTGGGCCGCGCGTTCCAGGACGCCATGCCGTTCACCGCGCTGCTGGTGGTGTTCTTCGCGGTGGTTGCGGTGATCCACCAGCAGCAGCTGTTCAGCCCGCTGATCGCCTGGGTGTTGGCACTGCCCAGCGAACAGCAGCCGGGCATGTTGTACCTGGCCAACGGCCTGTTGTCGGCCATCAGCGACAACGTGTTCGTCGCCACCATCTACATCACCGAGGTCAAGCAGGCCTTCCTCAACGGTGCCATGAGCCGTGAGCACTTCGAGACCCTGGCGGTGGCGATCAACACCGGCACCAACCTGCCCAGCGTGGCCACGCCCAATGGCCAGGCGGCGTTCCTGTTCCTGCTGACCTCGGCGATCGCGCCACTGATTCGCCTGTCGTATGGGCGCATGGTGTGGATGGCATTGCCCTATACCGTGGTCATGGGCGGCCTGGGCTGGTGGGCGGTGACCTACTGGCTGTAG
- a CDS encoding transposase: protein MTKYDLALKQALIEECLSARSVHEVALRHSLSASLLRRWIKGYEQIVSQEVV, encoded by the coding sequence ATGACGAAATACGACCTAGCGCTCAAGCAAGCACTCATCGAGGAGTGTCTTTCTGCCCGGAGTGTTCATGAGGTGGCACTGAGGCATAGCCTGAGTGCATCGCTGCTGCGCCGTTGGATAAAGGGCTATGAGCAGATCGTGTCCCAGGAAGTGGTGTAA
- a CDS encoding NAD(P)/FAD-dependent oxidoreductase, with amino-acid sequence MFKQSAQHVASYYALTYPAPIALHPTLQADHDTEVLIVGAGFSGLHTALRLALAGKRVTLLEASRVAWAASGRNGGQALPGWSCDLPPLEKALGLERSRRLWDSMCWAAQEMRELPQRHGFDIDYRLGSLWTAVLPRRVKLLEEARQEAASKFGYDCLRLVGRDELPEWIDSPRYQAALYDPNGAHLNPLKLALGLAKAIEAAGGRIFEQSQVLDYQAHGNGFIARTAHGQVRSDVLVLACNAYIDRLDPGLSRRLLPVGSYQVATAPLAADFAASLLPRNSCVIDNQFVPDYFRLTPDHRLLFGGGCTYLGGIPKDVAGATRPYLERVFPQLRGVAIEHAWGGHIDCSIRRTPDIGRQGQRYWLQGFSGHGVLPTLAGARAVSDAILGDATLLALYQGIDNGRFPGGDLLAAPLEAAAKAWYRMRDHV; translated from the coding sequence ATGTTCAAGCAATCCGCCCAGCACGTCGCCAGCTACTACGCCCTCACCTACCCCGCGCCCATTGCCCTGCATCCGACCCTGCAGGCTGACCACGACACCGAGGTACTGATTGTCGGCGCCGGTTTCAGCGGCCTGCACACCGCGCTGCGCCTGGCCCTGGCCGGCAAGCGCGTGACCCTGCTGGAGGCCAGCCGGGTAGCCTGGGCCGCTTCCGGACGCAACGGTGGCCAGGCCCTGCCGGGCTGGTCGTGCGATCTGCCACCGCTGGAAAAAGCCCTGGGCCTGGAGCGTAGCCGCCGGCTATGGGACAGCATGTGCTGGGCCGCCCAGGAGATGCGCGAGTTGCCCCAGCGTCACGGTTTCGATATCGACTACCGCCTCGGCAGCCTGTGGACCGCCGTGCTGCCCCGGCGGGTGAAACTGCTGGAAGAGGCCCGCCAGGAAGCAGCCAGCAAGTTCGGCTACGATTGCCTGCGCCTGGTCGGCCGCGACGAGTTGCCCGAGTGGATCGACAGCCCACGCTATCAGGCCGCCCTGTACGACCCCAATGGCGCTCACCTCAACCCGCTGAAACTGGCCCTGGGCCTGGCCAAGGCCATTGAAGCGGCAGGTGGACGGATCTTCGAGCAAAGCCAGGTGCTCGACTACCAAGCGCACGGCAACGGCTTCATCGCCCGCACCGCCCACGGCCAAGTCCGCAGTGACGTGCTGGTGCTGGCCTGCAACGCCTACATCGACCGCCTGGACCCCGGCCTTTCGCGCCGCTTGCTGCCGGTGGGCTCCTACCAGGTGGCCACCGCGCCGCTGGCGGCGGATTTCGCCGCTTCGCTGCTGCCGCGCAACAGCTGCGTGATCGACAACCAGTTCGTCCCCGATTACTTCCGTCTTACCCCCGACCATCGCCTGCTGTTCGGGGGTGGCTGTACTTACCTGGGCGGTATCCCCAAGGATGTCGCCGGTGCCACCCGGCCCTATCTGGAACGGGTCTTCCCGCAACTGCGCGGGGTGGCCATCGAGCATGCCTGGGGCGGGCATATCGACTGCAGTATCCGGCGCACGCCTGATATCGGCCGCCAAGGCCAGCGCTATTGGTTGCAAGGTTTCTCCGGCCATGGCGTGCTGCCGACCCTGGCCGGGGCCCGGGCGGTCAGCGACGCGATCCTTGGCGACGCCACCCTGCTGGCCCTGTACCAGGGCATCGACAATGGTCGCTTCCCCGGCGGCGATTTGCTGGCCGCGCCGCTGGAAGCCGCCGCCAAGGCCTGGTATCGGATGCGCGACCATGTCTGA
- a CDS encoding glutamine synthetase family protein translates to MTSTTGFADLPSEIRAFRQQYPDVRYVDLISLDIPGHFYGKRYPIEMLEKVAAGSPLKLPQNCVLLGAQGGLFPIGDYCFKDGDPDALRRLVPGTLKPVNWEREPLGQMLITSDGTAAPIEFEPREVLARVLQRLASRGIRPVVAFELEFYLFERALKDGLPQFPRDPFSGDTDDQPNMHIERLSRFSDVLRDMVESANLQGIDANVITAELGPGQFEINFGHCDDGLRAADWAAMFCRSTRGVALKHGLRASFMSKPYLQAPGSGMHVHVSLYDAAGNNLLAADGQRPLRHAVAGCLALLPHCMPVFAANHNAFRRYGAMVNAASRASWGFEDRDACIRIPESDPRNLRIEHRLAGADANPYLVLAAILCGMEHGLAAGQEPIAPLNDDRGSGIDFAKDMLGAVAAMREHPAVNEGLGQEFVMVYCENKRQDHLAFLQEVSAREYRWFL, encoded by the coding sequence ATGACCAGCACCACCGGCTTTGCCGACTTGCCCAGTGAAATCCGTGCGTTCCGCCAGCAATATCCCGACGTGCGCTATGTCGACCTGATCAGCCTGGACATCCCCGGGCACTTCTATGGCAAGCGCTACCCTATCGAGATGCTGGAAAAAGTAGCCGCCGGCAGCCCCCTGAAGCTGCCGCAGAACTGCGTGCTGCTCGGCGCCCAGGGCGGCCTGTTCCCGATCGGCGACTACTGCTTCAAAGACGGCGACCCCGACGCCCTGCGGCGCCTGGTGCCCGGCACCCTCAAGCCGGTGAACTGGGAGCGCGAACCACTGGGGCAGATGCTGATCACCTCCGACGGCACCGCCGCGCCCATCGAGTTCGAGCCCCGGGAGGTGCTCGCCCGCGTATTGCAACGCCTGGCAAGCCGCGGCATCCGCCCGGTGGTGGCGTTCGAGCTGGAGTTCTATCTGTTCGAGCGCGCGCTCAAGGACGGCCTGCCGCAGTTCCCCCGCGACCCGTTCAGCGGCGATACGGACGATCAGCCGAACATGCATATCGAACGGCTGTCACGCTTCTCTGACGTGCTGCGGGACATGGTCGAGAGCGCCAACCTGCAGGGTATCGACGCCAATGTCATCACCGCCGAGCTGGGCCCCGGTCAGTTCGAGATCAACTTCGGCCATTGCGACGACGGCCTGCGCGCCGCCGACTGGGCGGCGATGTTCTGCCGCAGCACCCGCGGCGTGGCGCTCAAGCACGGGCTGCGCGCCTCGTTCATGAGCAAGCCGTATCTGCAGGCGCCAGGCAGTGGCATGCACGTGCATGTCAGCCTGTACGACGCGGCCGGCAACAACCTGCTGGCCGCCGACGGCCAGCGGCCGCTGCGCCATGCCGTGGCCGGCTGCCTGGCGCTGCTGCCGCACTGCATGCCGGTGTTCGCCGCCAACCACAATGCGTTTCGCCGTTACGGCGCCATGGTCAATGCCGCCAGCCGGGCCAGTTGGGGCTTCGAGGACCGCGACGCGTGCATCCGCATCCCCGAATCGGACCCGCGCAACCTGCGGATCGAGCATCGCCTGGCCGGCGCGGACGCCAACCCTTACCTGGTGCTGGCGGCGATCCTGTGTGGCATGGAGCACGGGCTCGCGGCCGGCCAGGAGCCGATCGCGCCGCTGAACGACGATCGTGGCAGCGGGATCGACTTTGCCAAGGACATGCTCGGCGCGGTGGCGGCGATGCGCGAGCACCCGGCCGTGAATGAAGGCTTGGGGCAGGAGTTCGTGATGGTCTATTGCGAGAACAAGCGCCAGGACCACCTGGCATTCCTGCAGGAAGTCAGCGCGCGGGAGTATCGCTGGTTCCTGTAA
- a CDS encoding IS3 family transposase, translating to MRHEHRLALLLRAAGLARSTFYYQSKALVADKHAALKERIKSVYHRHKGRYGYRRITAVLGCHGEVINHKKVQRLMQLMDLKSLVKVKKYRSYRGSEGLVASDLLKREFKAEAPNQKWVTDVTEFKVKGQKLFLSPVMDLYNGEILAYQINPRPEFKMVSAMLEQAFERLNPDDKPILHSDQGWQYRQPAYRHMLGRKKIQQSMSRKGNCLDNAAMESFFGTLKSEFFYLQSFESVEQLASGLEDYIAYYNQERISLRLNGLSPVQFRTQALNP from the coding sequence TTGAGGCATGAACATCGACTGGCTCTGCTGTTACGTGCTGCAGGGCTGGCACGCAGTACCTTCTATTACCAAAGCAAAGCCTTGGTGGCCGACAAGCATGCGGCCCTCAAAGAACGCATCAAGAGTGTCTATCACAGGCATAAGGGGCGGTACGGCTATCGCCGCATCACCGCCGTGCTTGGGTGCCATGGCGAGGTGATCAATCACAAGAAGGTGCAGCGGTTGATGCAGTTAATGGATCTGAAATCGCTGGTAAAAGTGAAGAAATATCGCTCCTACCGAGGTTCCGAAGGGCTTGTTGCATCTGATCTGCTCAAGCGTGAGTTCAAGGCGGAAGCCCCTAATCAGAAATGGGTAACCGATGTGACAGAGTTCAAGGTGAAAGGGCAGAAGCTGTTTCTTTCGCCTGTGATGGACCTGTACAACGGCGAAATTCTTGCCTATCAGATCAATCCGCGCCCTGAGTTCAAGATGGTGTCGGCGATGTTGGAGCAAGCTTTCGAGCGGCTGAACCCAGATGACAAACCGATATTGCACTCCGATCAGGGCTGGCAATACCGACAGCCCGCTTATCGACATATGCTGGGCAGAAAGAAAATACAACAGAGTATGTCGCGTAAGGGTAACTGCCTGGACAATGCCGCGATGGAAAGCTTCTTTGGCACACTCAAGAGCGAGTTTTTCTATTTGCAATCGTTTGAGAGTGTTGAACAACTGGCGTCAGGCCTTGAGGACTACATCGCCTACTACAACCAAGAGCGTATAAGTCTAAGACTGAATGGCTTGAGTCCGGTACAATTTCGGACCCAAGCGCTGAACCCATAG
- a CDS encoding crotonase/enoyl-CoA hydratase family protein, whose product MTEYTAFKVELTDNIAHVQINRPEKINAMNAAFWEEIVEIFQWIDDTDAVRAVVISGAGKHFSSGIDLMMLASLAQQLGKDTGRNARVLRRTILRLQSSFNAVDNCRKPVLAAIQGYCIGGAIDLVSACDMRYCASDAQFSIKEIDMGMAADVGTLQRLPRIIGDGILRELAYTGRTVDAQEALRIGLVNRVYDDQAALLDGVFAIAREIAAKSPIAVAGTKEMLSYMRDHRIDDGLEYIATWNAAMLQSEDLRVAVAAHMSKQQPTFAD is encoded by the coding sequence GTGACCGAATACACTGCGTTCAAGGTTGAACTGACCGACAACATCGCCCACGTACAGATCAACCGTCCGGAAAAAATCAACGCCATGAATGCGGCGTTCTGGGAGGAAATCGTCGAGATCTTCCAGTGGATCGACGACACCGACGCAGTGCGGGCAGTGGTGATCAGCGGCGCCGGCAAGCATTTCTCCTCGGGCATCGACCTGATGATGCTGGCCTCCCTGGCCCAGCAACTGGGCAAGGACACCGGCCGCAACGCCCGTGTGCTGCGTCGTACCATTCTGCGCCTGCAAAGCTCGTTCAACGCCGTGGACAATTGCCGCAAGCCGGTGCTGGCGGCGATCCAGGGCTATTGCATTGGCGGCGCCATCGACCTGGTCTCGGCCTGCGACATGCGCTACTGCGCCAGCGACGCGCAGTTCTCGATCAAGGAAATCGACATGGGCATGGCCGCCGATGTCGGCACCTTGCAACGTTTGCCGCGTATCATCGGCGACGGCATCCTGCGCGAACTGGCCTACACCGGGCGCACGGTCGATGCCCAGGAGGCGCTGCGCATCGGTCTGGTCAACCGCGTCTATGATGACCAGGCGGCGCTGTTGGACGGGGTCTTTGCCATCGCCCGCGAGATTGCCGCAAAATCGCCGATCGCCGTGGCCGGCACCAAGGAGATGCTCAGCTACATGCGTGACCATCGCATCGATGATGGCCTTGAGTACATCGCCACCTGGAACGCCGCCATGCTGCAGTCCGAAGACTTGCGGGTGGCCGTGGCCGCCCACATGAGCAAACAGCAACCGACGTTCGCCGACTGA